In a genomic window of Rubrobacter calidifluminis:
- a CDS encoding zinc-dependent alcohol dehydrogenase — protein MRALVYHKSAPRYLLVRAAAGRIERIETSRLSPLNLEDVPEPPLPAPGWVRVKPRLSGICGSDLATLLSKSSPYFSPLTSPPFVLGHEIVGEVAEDASGFTAGERVVVEPALGCEVRGIDPPCRMCAAGEYALCTNVTGGDLAPGIQTGFCRDTGGGWCEGTLVAHPSQLHRVPEDLPDEAAVAVEPLACAVHAALRAEPGETVLVLGAGSVGLLVVATLRHLGRPGRIVCIAKHPRQREEALRLGADEVASPGELYGELPARLGARVEKPELGKPVVLGGADRTFECVGVSGTVEDAIRLTRPGGEVVFVGMPGARSRLDLTPLWHGEVGLAGSYAYGYEEYAGERVKSFALALRLARELDLQSLVGPLFRIEAYREAVAAARSAGRKGLVKVAFDLRPI, from the coding sequence TTGCGCGCCCTCGTCTACCACAAGTCCGCCCCGCGCTACCTGCTGGTGCGTGCCGCTGCCGGGCGCATCGAGAGGATCGAGACCTCCCGCCTCTCACCGCTGAACCTCGAGGACGTCCCGGAACCCCCGCTCCCCGCGCCGGGGTGGGTGCGCGTGAAGCCCCGCCTCTCGGGTATCTGCGGCTCGGATCTCGCGACCCTCCTCTCGAAGAGCTCGCCCTACTTCTCCCCGCTGACTTCCCCGCCCTTCGTCCTCGGGCACGAGATCGTGGGAGAGGTGGCCGAAGACGCCTCCGGTTTCACCGCCGGAGAGCGCGTCGTCGTCGAGCCGGCGCTCGGCTGCGAGGTGCGCGGGATAGATCCCCCCTGCCGGATGTGCGCCGCCGGGGAGTACGCCCTCTGCACCAACGTGACCGGGGGAGACCTCGCCCCCGGCATCCAGACCGGCTTCTGCCGCGACACCGGGGGCGGGTGGTGCGAGGGGACGCTCGTCGCGCATCCATCCCAGCTGCACCGCGTCCCGGAGGATCTGCCCGACGAGGCGGCGGTCGCCGTAGAGCCCCTGGCCTGCGCGGTGCACGCCGCGCTCCGCGCAGAACCGGGAGAGACCGTCCTCGTCCTCGGGGCGGGGAGCGTCGGGCTGCTGGTCGTCGCCACGCTGCGGCACCTCGGGCGGCCGGGGCGCATCGTCTGCATCGCAAAGCATCCGCGCCAGCGCGAGGAGGCGCTGCGCCTGGGGGCCGACGAGGTCGCATCTCCGGGCGAGCTCTACGGTGAGCTTCCCGCACGGCTCGGCGCGAGGGTCGAAAAACCCGAGCTCGGGAAGCCCGTCGTCCTCGGCGGCGCGGACCGAACCTTCGAGTGCGTCGGGGTTTCCGGGACCGTCGAGGACGCCATCAGGCTCACCCGCCCCGGTGGGGAGGTCGTCTTCGTCGGGATGCCGGGGGCCCGCAGCCGCCTGGACCTCACCCCGCTCTGGCACGGGGAGGTCGGTCTCGCCGGGAGCTACGCCTACGGCTACGAGGAGTACGCGGGAGAGCGGGTGAAGAGCTTCGCGCTCGCGCTGCGCCTCGCCCGGGAGTTGGATCTTCAGAGCCTGGTCGGGCCGCTCTTCCGGATCGAAGCCTACCGGGAGGCCGTAGCCGCCGCCCGCTCCGCCGGCAGGAAGGGGCTGGTCAAGGTCGCCTTCGACCTGCGTCCTATCTGA
- a CDS encoding cytosine deaminase, producing the protein MSRADLLLRNARLTDGRLVDLGIDGGVFIRIGEDLELDAERELDARGRLTIPPFIDSHVHLDAVLTVGEPRFNRSGTLLEGIEIWGERKQSLSRDDVKHRALEAIKWEVAQGTLFIRSHVDVCDPELTALRALIELREEVRDLVELQLVAFPQDGIYATPGGPALMEEALRLGADVVGGIPHHEPTRALGERDVHLASELAKKYARPLDLHIDETDDPNSRFTEVLAWEAVEGGFGSRATASHCTAMHSYDDAYAFKLIRLLARSSINVVANPFDNTVLQGRFDTYPKRRGMARVKELLEGGVNVSLGHDSIMDPWYPLGRGDMLGAASLALHVLQMSGEEEIGEMLELVTNRAARTLGVEDGYGIEEGRPASFVVLDAPGTFDALRLDPARLWVVKDGRIVAETEPSRTTLYRGGGEESVDFSRNPEGSL; encoded by the coding sequence ATGAGCCGGGCCGACCTCCTCCTGCGCAACGCCCGTCTGACGGACGGACGCCTGGTGGATCTGGGGATCGACGGGGGTGTCTTCATCAGGATCGGTGAAGATTTGGAGCTCGACGCGGAGCGGGAGCTGGACGCGAGGGGTCGACTCACGATTCCCCCTTTCATAGACAGCCACGTCCACCTCGATGCGGTGCTCACCGTCGGAGAGCCGCGCTTCAACCGCAGCGGGACGCTGCTCGAAGGGATCGAGATCTGGGGTGAGCGCAAGCAGAGCCTGAGCAGAGACGACGTCAAACACCGGGCCCTGGAGGCGATAAAGTGGGAGGTGGCGCAGGGGACGCTCTTCATCCGCAGCCACGTCGACGTCTGCGACCCGGAGCTCACCGCGCTCAGGGCTCTGATCGAGCTGCGCGAGGAGGTGCGCGATCTCGTCGAGCTGCAGCTCGTCGCCTTCCCGCAGGACGGGATCTACGCCACGCCCGGGGGTCCCGCGCTCATGGAGGAGGCGCTGCGGCTCGGGGCGGACGTGGTCGGCGGCATCCCCCACCACGAGCCGACCCGCGCGCTCGGCGAGAGGGACGTCCACCTCGCCTCGGAGCTCGCGAAGAAGTACGCGCGGCCCCTCGACCTGCACATCGACGAGACAGACGACCCGAACTCCCGCTTCACCGAGGTCCTCGCGTGGGAGGCCGTCGAGGGCGGCTTCGGGAGCCGGGCCACCGCGAGCCACTGTACCGCGATGCACTCCTACGACGACGCCTACGCGTTCAAGCTGATCCGGCTGCTCGCCAGATCGAGCATCAACGTCGTCGCGAACCCCTTCGACAACACCGTCCTGCAGGGCCGCTTCGACACCTACCCGAAGCGGCGCGGGATGGCGCGGGTGAAGGAGCTCCTCGAGGGGGGTGTCAACGTCTCGTTGGGGCACGACTCGATCATGGACCCCTGGTACCCGCTCGGGCGCGGCGACATGCTCGGCGCCGCCTCCCTCGCGCTGCACGTCCTGCAGATGAGCGGCGAGGAGGAGATTGGGGAGATGCTCGAGCTGGTCACGAACCGCGCCGCCCGCACTCTGGGGGTGGAGGATGGATACGGCATAGAGGAGGGCAGACCAGCGAGCTTCGTCGTCCTCGACGCGCCGGGCACGTTCGACGCGCTGCGCCTCGACCCCGCCCGCCTGTGGGTGGTGAAGGACGGCAGGATCGTGGCCGAAACCGAGCCCTCCCGCACCACGCTCTACCGCGGCGGCGGAGAGGAGAGCGTGGACTTCTCGCGCAACCCGGAAGGCTCTCTCTAA
- a CDS encoding aromatic ring-hydroxylating oxygenase subunit alpha: MRVPEDKIEAYYDALSAFWHPVARSADLVESPLGVRLLDRRLVLARLEGEAVAFEDLCRHLGAALSIGDVVEGCHLRCRYHGWSYDRTGRCVDIPARRGRPIPREAKVRRFHTREAYGIVWVCLAGEPQHDIPPFPEYRDEEFHKGPLRTYGPWRASVPRVVMAALDDTHFPWVHPGILGDPSQPDPPEHEVWREDGRLLSTYTMLQPDNDTVASGEDRPALEKVTYTNHLTPTSIRLVKESAAGTYVIWQASSPISWDETLVFSYQARTFDRGADRDPDYERLQDEIQEQDRPVVESQRPWLLPPLSSRMMLYIRPADLPLISYQKWLEELGIPQQL, from the coding sequence GTGAGAGTCCCAGAGGACAAGATAGAAGCCTATTACGACGCCCTCTCGGCCTTCTGGCATCCCGTAGCACGCTCCGCAGACCTGGTAGAGAGTCCGCTCGGAGTGAGGCTGCTCGACCGGCGGCTGGTCCTCGCCCGCCTCGAAGGAGAGGCGGTGGCGTTCGAGGATCTGTGCCGCCATCTCGGCGCGGCGCTCTCGATCGGGGACGTCGTCGAGGGGTGTCACCTGCGCTGCCGCTACCACGGCTGGAGCTACGATCGCACTGGCCGTTGCGTGGACATCCCGGCCAGGCGCGGACGCCCCATACCTCGCGAGGCGAAGGTGAGGCGCTTCCACACCCGGGAGGCGTACGGGATCGTCTGGGTGTGCCTGGCCGGCGAACCGCAGCACGATATCCCGCCGTTCCCCGAGTACAGGGACGAAGAGTTCCACAAAGGCCCCTTGAGGACATACGGACCGTGGCGGGCGAGCGTGCCGCGGGTGGTGATGGCCGCGCTCGACGATACCCACTTCCCCTGGGTGCACCCCGGCATCCTGGGTGACCCATCCCAGCCCGACCCCCCTGAGCACGAGGTCTGGCGGGAGGACGGCCGCCTCCTCTCCACCTACACAATGCTCCAGCCCGACAACGACACAGTCGCGAGCGGGGAGGATCGGCCGGCGCTCGAGAAGGTCACCTACACCAACCACCTGACCCCCACGAGCATCCGGCTAGTCAAGGAGAGCGCCGCCGGCACCTACGTGATCTGGCAGGCATCCTCCCCGATCTCGTGGGACGAGACCCTCGTCTTCTCCTACCAGGCGCGTACCTTCGACAGGGGGGCGGATCGCGACCCGGACTACGAGCGGCTGCAGGACGAGATCCAGGAGCAGGACCGCCCCGTCGTCGAAAGCCAGCGGCCCTGGCTCCTGCCGCCCTTAAGCTCGCGGATGATGCTCTACATCCGACCCGCCGACCTGCCGCTGATCTCCTACCAGAAGTGGCTTGAGGAACTCGGCATCCCGCAGCAGTTATGA
- a CDS encoding cytosine permease, giving the protein MADVVEIPEEEGIETHGIERVSPKARVHVRILDNFTMWFSANLVLSTVSLGALAIPLFGLGFWDSIVIIVLFNALGVLPVAFFSTLGPKLGLRQMTISRFSFGWVGAAIMACFNVAACIGWSAVNVIIGGQLVAAVTHDAVPRWAGVLIIAALTTLVSIYGYRYVHRYERYAWIPMAIIFLIITAVAAPHFRIVPTPALHTAEIASMVSFGGAIYGFATGWSSYAADYNVNQPEDTPARRVFAMTYLGVFLACVLLETLGLFLTTVPALKGKEGGELLAGAVAPLGGFGDVLVGLLALSVVANNIPNDYSLGLSMQVISRSFQRVPRWVWTLAGAILYVLIALPASQSFGATLDGFLLIIAYWLGPWSIVLILEHLLFRRGSYNADDWNRRSRLPLGWAALCAMAVGLFGAFLGMSQEYFVGPVADLVNKPYGVDVGFELGIVLAAVVYVILRPIELRRTGR; this is encoded by the coding sequence ATGGCAGACGTCGTAGAGATTCCAGAAGAAGAAGGCATAGAGACCCACGGCATCGAGCGTGTCTCACCCAAAGCTCGGGTGCACGTCAGGATACTGGACAACTTCACGATGTGGTTCTCGGCGAACCTGGTCCTCTCGACTGTGTCGCTGGGTGCTCTCGCGATACCGCTCTTTGGGCTCGGGTTCTGGGACAGCATCGTGATCATAGTGCTGTTCAACGCGCTCGGGGTGCTGCCGGTCGCGTTCTTTTCCACGCTGGGACCCAAGCTGGGCCTCAGGCAGATGACGATCTCACGATTCTCCTTCGGTTGGGTGGGTGCCGCGATCATGGCATGCTTCAACGTCGCCGCGTGCATCGGCTGGTCGGCGGTGAACGTGATAATCGGCGGGCAGCTCGTCGCCGCGGTCACGCACGATGCGGTTCCCCGCTGGGCGGGGGTACTCATCATCGCTGCGCTGACCACCCTGGTGAGTATCTACGGCTACCGCTACGTCCACCGCTACGAGCGCTACGCCTGGATCCCGATGGCGATAATCTTCCTGATCATCACCGCCGTCGCCGCACCGCACTTCAGGATCGTCCCCACCCCCGCGCTGCATACCGCCGAGATAGCCTCGATGGTCTCCTTCGGGGGTGCGATCTACGGCTTCGCGACCGGCTGGAGCTCCTACGCCGCCGACTACAACGTCAATCAGCCGGAGGATACCCCAGCCCGCCGGGTTTTCGCGATGACCTATCTGGGTGTCTTCCTCGCCTGCGTCCTGCTGGAGACGCTTGGCCTCTTCCTCACGACGGTTCCCGCACTCAAGGGCAAGGAGGGTGGGGAGCTGCTCGCTGGCGCGGTGGCTCCGCTCGGTGGCTTCGGAGACGTGCTCGTCGGGCTTCTGGCCCTGAGCGTCGTCGCGAACAACATCCCCAACGACTACAGCCTTGGGCTCTCGATGCAGGTCATAAGCCGCTCGTTCCAGCGCGTTCCCCGCTGGGTGTGGACGCTCGCCGGCGCCATACTCTACGTCCTCATCGCGCTGCCGGCGTCACAGAGCTTTGGTGCTACGCTCGACGGATTCCTCCTGATCATCGCCTACTGGCTCGGGCCCTGGTCGATAGTGCTCATCCTGGAGCACCTGCTCTTCCGCCGCGGCAGCTACAACGCCGATGACTGGAACCGCCGCTCGCGGCTGCCGCTCGGCTGGGCGGCGCTCTGCGCGATGGCCGTCGGGCTCTTCGGCGCGTTCCTCGGGATGTCGCAGGAGTACTTCGTCGGGCCGGTCGCAGACCTCGTCAACAAACCCTACGGCGTGGACGTGGGCTTCGAGCTTGGCATAGTCCTCGCCGCGGTCGTCTACGTGATCCTGCGCCCGATCGAACTGCGCCGGACGGGTCGCTGA
- a CDS encoding GAF domain-containing protein, with translation MAVAGSEDRELKERISHLVSSSAPDREVLEEVVRLLHESHPRWHWTGIYLLKGDELVLGPCSAPASHERIAVGEGVCGTAVAEGENQLVGDVREVENYLACSLSTRSEIVVLIRHAGRIVGQFDVDSDEVGAFGEEDETLLEDAARIVAPRVAALAASAG, from the coding sequence ATGGCTGTGGCAGGGAGCGAAGACCGCGAGCTCAAGGAGAGGATCTCGCACCTCGTCTCCTCCAGCGCGCCAGACCGAGAGGTCCTGGAGGAGGTGGTGCGGCTGCTGCACGAGTCGCACCCGCGCTGGCACTGGACCGGCATCTACCTGCTGAAGGGAGACGAGCTCGTGCTCGGGCCCTGCAGCGCCCCGGCCTCGCACGAGAGGATCGCAGTCGGCGAAGGCGTCTGCGGCACCGCCGTCGCCGAGGGCGAGAACCAGCTCGTCGGCGACGTGCGCGAGGTCGAGAACTATCTGGCCTGCTCGCTGAGCACCCGCTCGGAGATCGTGGTCCTGATCCGCCACGCGGGCCGTATCGTCGGCCAGTTCGACGTCGACAGCGACGAGGTCGGCGCCTTCGGCGAGGAGGACGAGACACTCCTCGAGGATGCCGCCCGCATCGTCGCCCCGCGGGTCGCCGCGCTCGCCGCGAGCGCCGGATGA
- a CDS encoding MOSC domain-containing protein, which produces MTGYAARVLGVNLGRVARLEGRRKSVPSAIFKAPAPGAVWLRREGFAGDEQADRKNHGGPEKAALVYPTEHYVRWRRMLGREIGLAAFGENLSTRGVTEEDVHLGDVCRLGGAVVQVSQPRRPCYKPAWRHGVRNIALLTQQSGMTGFYLRVLEEGEVRAGDALLLLDRPPGTVSVEEANRVMHRDRDDAEGIENLLSCRWVPTSWRRDLRRRLAGMEEDAARRGSKGPSEPGPCQPGTAASE; this is translated from the coding sequence ATGACGGGTTACGCGGCCCGGGTCCTGGGCGTGAACCTCGGGCGCGTGGCCCGTCTGGAGGGGCGTCGAAAGAGCGTGCCGAGCGCGATCTTCAAGGCGCCCGCCCCCGGGGCGGTGTGGCTCAGGCGGGAAGGTTTCGCCGGCGACGAGCAGGCCGACCGCAAGAACCACGGCGGGCCCGAGAAGGCCGCGCTCGTCTACCCCACGGAGCACTACGTACGCTGGCGGAGGATGCTCGGCCGGGAGATCGGCCTCGCCGCCTTCGGCGAGAACCTCTCCACCCGGGGTGTCACCGAGGAGGACGTCCACCTAGGGGACGTCTGCCGGCTCGGGGGGGCGGTGGTGCAGGTGAGCCAGCCGCGACGCCCCTGCTACAAGCCCGCCTGGCGCCACGGTGTCCGGAACATCGCCCTCCTCACCCAGCAGAGCGGGATGACCGGCTTCTACCTGCGGGTCCTGGAGGAGGGAGAGGTGAGAGCCGGCGACGCACTCCTCCTGCTGGACCGTCCGCCGGGGACCGTGAGCGTGGAGGAGGCGAACAGGGTCATGCACCGGGACCGGGACGATGCGGAGGGGATCGAAAACCTTTTGTCCTGCCGCTGGGTACCGACCTCCTGGCGGAGGGACCTCCGCCGCCGGCTCGCCGGGATGGAGGAGGACGCCGCGCGGAGAGGCTCGAAGGGCCCGTCTGAACCAGGACCTTGCCAGCCGGGGACTGCGGCCTCAGAATAA
- a CDS encoding lactate racemase domain-containing protein — protein sequence MSRPSQTIYLEKTSPPMMFNAGDGFHYEKLPEGTRVIYAPGPLEPLPDENVAIERALLSPLEMEPLHELLHPGMKLTIAFDDISLPLPPMQQPDIRQLVIEKVLEKAYARGVEDIHLIAALGLHRRMTRKELEHCLGKKIISAFYPERLYNYDAEDPEGNVPIGKTEKGEEVVVSRRVAESDLLVYVNINYIPMDGGHKSVHTGLSPYASIRHHHNPETLHHSRSLMDPPNSALHASVARMGRLFEEHVRVFHIETTLNNAAFPPVFDFMEKPEHEWSPITKANFLANHAATKRLPNAIPHRIFHSIKAPHRMTSIQAGATEPVHERTLENCHRQQLVPVEGQADVLLMGIPYLGPYNVNSIMNPLLVFNMLLGYLFNLYRGKPLVRKGGVLIGTHPMPEQFHKIHHPAYLDLYNEAFSETHDIREIARRYEEKYATDPWYRTLYRNSYAYHGAHPFTVLYWGAHALDHLGDVIVVGANPNAASRMGLRRADTIAEALEMAEDTVGPSPEITYMHLPPLFMCEVS from the coding sequence ATGAGCCGGCCCAGCCAGACGATATACCTGGAGAAGACGAGCCCGCCGATGATGTTCAACGCCGGGGACGGCTTCCACTACGAGAAGCTGCCCGAGGGCACCCGCGTCATCTACGCCCCGGGACCGCTGGAGCCGCTGCCCGACGAGAACGTCGCCATAGAGCGCGCGCTGCTCTCCCCGCTGGAGATGGAGCCTTTGCACGAGCTTCTACACCCCGGCATGAAGCTCACCATCGCCTTCGACGACATCTCGCTGCCCCTGCCGCCGATGCAGCAGCCCGACATAAGGCAGCTCGTCATCGAGAAGGTGCTCGAGAAGGCCTACGCCAGGGGGGTCGAGGACATACACCTGATCGCGGCGCTGGGGCTCCACCGCAGGATGACCCGCAAGGAGCTCGAGCACTGCCTGGGCAAGAAGATAATAAGCGCCTTCTACCCCGAGAGGCTCTACAACTACGACGCCGAAGACCCGGAGGGCAACGTCCCGATAGGGAAGACCGAGAAGGGCGAGGAGGTCGTCGTGAGCCGCCGGGTCGCCGAGAGCGACCTGCTCGTCTACGTCAACATCAACTACATCCCGATGGACGGCGGGCACAAATCGGTGCACACCGGGCTCTCGCCCTACGCCTCGATCCGCCACCACCACAACCCCGAAACCCTGCACCACAGCCGCTCCCTGATGGACCCGCCCAACTCCGCACTGCACGCCTCCGTCGCGCGGATGGGGCGCCTCTTCGAGGAGCACGTCAGGGTCTTCCACATCGAGACGACCCTCAACAACGCAGCCTTCCCGCCCGTCTTCGACTTCATGGAGAAGCCCGAGCACGAGTGGAGCCCCATCACGAAGGCCAACTTCCTGGCCAACCACGCCGCCACGAAGAGGCTGCCGAACGCGATCCCGCACCGCATCTTCCACTCCATAAAAGCCCCCCACCGCATGACGAGCATCCAGGCCGGGGCCACGGAGCCGGTGCACGAGAGGACCCTCGAGAACTGCCACCGCCAGCAGCTCGTCCCCGTCGAGGGGCAGGCCGACGTGCTCTTGATGGGCATACCCTACCTCGGCCCGTACAACGTGAACTCCATCATGAACCCGCTGCTCGTATTCAACATGCTCCTCGGCTACCTCTTCAACCTCTACAGGGGCAAGCCGCTGGTGCGAAAGGGCGGGGTCCTCATCGGCACCCACCCCATGCCGGAGCAGTTCCACAAGATCCACCACCCGGCCTACCTGGACCTCTACAACGAGGCGTTCTCCGAGACCCACGACATCCGCGAGATCGCCCGCCGCTACGAGGAGAAGTACGCGACCGACCCCTGGTACCGCACCCTCTACCGCAACTCCTACGCCTACCACGGCGCCCACCCCTTCACCGTCCTCTACTGGGGCGCCCACGCCCTCGACCATCTGGGGGACGTGATCGTGGTCGGCGCGAACCCGAACGCCGCCTCCCGCATGGGCCTGAGGCGCGCGGACACCATCGCCGAGGCGCTTGAGATGGCGGAGGACACCGTCGGGCCGAGCCCCGAGATCACCTACATGCACCTGCCGCCGCTGTTCATGTGCGAGGTGAGCTGA
- a CDS encoding acyl-CoA dehydrogenase family protein gives MSKTHEVFNQVPPLVDYDASDDPALLEALRREGAGEAEVRKLGRLVGSARIQELVRLASEYPPVLHTHDRYGHRIDEVEYHPAWHELMRTAVSLGLSGGPWRDPVPRAHLVRAAKYLVWATQPEQGNCCPVTMTYAAVPALRSEPELAGRLEPLLTSPEYEFGLRPPEEKRGLVCGMAMTEKQGGSDVRANTTRAEPAGDGTYRLTGHKWFCSAPMSDVFLVLAQAPGGLTCFLLPRVLPGGERNRMHLQRLKDKLGNRSNASAEVEYDGAVAWRVGEEGRGVRTIIEMVNVTRMDCVIGAAGGMRWGLHQAVHHARHRRAFGRRLVEQPLMRNVLADLAVESEAATTLALRLAGSMDRALGGDAAEAAFGRLAIPVSKYWVTRRWSAHAVECLECLGGNGYVEESGMPRLYRESPLYSIWEGSGNVAALDVLRAMTREPASVEAFSAELEAASGADRRLDGAVRALRRELARPEEVELRARGLVERMALALQGALLVRYSHPAVADAFCASRLAGDWGHAFGTLPAGLDLDPILSRALPETAGPAL, from the coding sequence ATGAGCAAGACGCACGAGGTCTTCAACCAGGTCCCACCCCTCGTCGACTACGACGCCTCCGACGACCCGGCGCTGCTCGAGGCGCTGCGCCGCGAGGGTGCAGGAGAGGCGGAGGTGCGCAAGCTGGGCCGGCTCGTCGGATCGGCCCGCATCCAGGAGCTTGTGCGCCTGGCGAGCGAGTACCCGCCAGTCCTCCACACCCACGACCGCTACGGCCACCGCATCGACGAGGTCGAGTACCACCCGGCGTGGCACGAGCTCATGCGCACGGCGGTCTCGCTCGGTCTCTCGGGAGGGCCGTGGCGCGACCCCGTCCCCCGCGCCCACCTCGTGCGCGCGGCGAAGTACCTGGTCTGGGCGACGCAGCCCGAGCAGGGCAACTGCTGCCCCGTGACGATGACCTACGCCGCCGTTCCGGCCCTGCGCTCCGAGCCGGAACTCGCCGGACGCCTCGAGCCCCTCCTCACCTCCCCCGAGTACGAGTTCGGCCTCCGGCCCCCGGAGGAAAAACGCGGCCTCGTCTGTGGGATGGCGATGACCGAGAAGCAGGGCGGCTCCGACGTGCGGGCCAACACCACCCGCGCCGAGCCCGCGGGCGACGGGACCTACCGCCTGACCGGCCACAAGTGGTTCTGCTCGGCGCCGATGAGCGACGTCTTCCTCGTCCTGGCGCAGGCCCCGGGAGGGCTCACCTGCTTCCTCCTGCCGCGCGTCCTGCCCGGCGGGGAGCGCAACCGCATGCACCTGCAGCGGCTCAAGGACAAGCTCGGCAACCGCTCCAACGCCTCCGCCGAGGTCGAGTACGACGGCGCGGTCGCCTGGCGCGTCGGGGAGGAGGGGCGCGGCGTGCGCACCATCATCGAGATGGTCAACGTGACCCGGATGGACTGCGTCATCGGCGCGGCGGGCGGGATGCGCTGGGGGCTGCACCAAGCCGTCCACCACGCCCGCCACCGCAGGGCGTTCGGCCGGCGTCTCGTCGAGCAGCCCCTGATGCGCAACGTGCTCGCTGACCTCGCAGTCGAGTCCGAGGCCGCGACCACGCTCGCTCTGCGGCTCGCCGGGTCGATGGACCGCGCGCTCGGCGGCGACGCCGCCGAGGCGGCGTTCGGGAGGCTCGCCATCCCCGTCTCCAAGTACTGGGTAACCAGGCGCTGGTCCGCCCACGCGGTCGAGTGCCTGGAGTGCCTCGGGGGCAACGGCTACGTGGAGGAGTCCGGGATGCCGCGCCTCTACCGCGAGTCGCCCCTCTACAGCATCTGGGAGGGCTCGGGCAACGTCGCCGCGCTCGACGTGCTGCGCGCCATGACCCGCGAGCCCGCGAGCGTCGAGGCGTTCTCCGCCGAGCTCGAGGCCGCCTCCGGCGCCGACCGCCGGCTGGACGGAGCGGTGCGCGCGCTGCGACGCGAGCTCGCCCGCCCGGAGGAGGTGGAGCTGCGCGCCCGGGGGCTCGTCGAGCGCATGGCGCTCGCGCTGCAGGGGGCCCTCCTCGTCCGGTACTCCCACCCGGCCGTCGCCGACGCCTTCTGCGCCTCCCGGCTCGCCGGGGATTGGGGGCACGCCTTCGGCACCCTCCCGGCCGGGCTTGACCTCGACCCCATCCTGAGCCGCGCCCTTCCCGAGACCGCCGGGCCCGCGCTCTGA
- a CDS encoding glutathione-independent formaldehyde dehydrogenase, whose protein sequence is MKAVVYKGPFEVAVENVEDPRIQDPNDVIVRITSTCICGSDLHMYEGRTAAEPGIVFGHENLGIVEEVGPGVASLQVGDRVVMPFNVACGFCRNCQRGYTGFCLTVNPDPGFAGGAYGYVAMGPYMGGQAEYLRVPFADFNCLKLPPGDEHEADYALLADIFPTGYHGTELADVKPGETVAVFGAGPVGLMAAYSAMIRGADRVFVVDRVRERLEKAEQIGCIPVNFDEVDPVEYIKDQTPGNRLSTLSVDNEANRGVDKGIDAVGYQAHARGGEREEPAVVLNTLIECVRPTGALGVPGLYVPSDPGAPDDAAKRGQLLVSIGRMFEKGLRMGTGQCNVKRYNHYLRDLITSGRAEPSFVVSHEVPLEEAPDAYQKFDKRIDGYTKVILKPGS, encoded by the coding sequence GTGAAAGCGGTCGTGTACAAGGGACCCTTCGAGGTCGCCGTGGAGAACGTGGAGGATCCAAGGATACAGGATCCCAACGACGTGATCGTCAGAATCACCTCGACCTGCATCTGCGGGTCGGACCTGCACATGTACGAAGGACGCACGGCAGCCGAGCCGGGGATCGTCTTCGGGCACGAGAACCTGGGCATCGTCGAGGAAGTCGGTCCCGGCGTAGCCTCGCTGCAGGTGGGCGACCGGGTGGTGATGCCGTTCAACGTCGCCTGCGGGTTCTGCCGCAACTGCCAGCGGGGCTACACCGGCTTCTGCCTGACGGTCAACCCCGACCCGGGCTTCGCCGGCGGGGCCTACGGGTACGTCGCGATGGGGCCGTACATGGGCGGGCAGGCCGAGTATCTGCGGGTGCCCTTCGCGGACTTCAACTGTCTCAAGCTCCCGCCCGGCGACGAGCACGAGGCCGACTACGCGCTCCTCGCCGACATCTTCCCGACCGGATACCACGGCACCGAGCTCGCCGACGTTAAGCCCGGTGAGACGGTCGCGGTCTTCGGGGCCGGGCCGGTCGGCCTGATGGCGGCCTACAGTGCGATGATCCGCGGCGCCGATCGGGTCTTCGTCGTCGACCGGGTCAGGGAGCGGCTGGAGAAGGCCGAGCAGATAGGCTGCATCCCGGTCAACTTCGACGAGGTCGACCCGGTCGAGTACATCAAGGATCAGACGCCGGGCAACCGGCTCTCGACCCTCTCGGTCGACAACGAAGCCAACCGCGGGGTTGACAAGGGGATAGACGCCGTCGGGTACCAGGCCCACGCCCGCGGCGGCGAGCGCGAGGAGCCAGCGGTGGTCCTGAACACCCTCATCGAGTGCGTCAGGCCTACCGGCGCGCTGGGCGTCCCCGGCCTCTACGTCCCCTCCGACCCGGGTGCGCCGGACGACGCCGCCAAGCGGGGACAGCTTTTGGTCTCCATCGGGCGGATGTTCGAGAAGGGGCTGCGGATGGGCACCGGGCAGTGCAACGTCAAGCGCTACAACCACTACCTGCGCGATCTGATCACCTCGGGGCGCGCCGAGCCTTCGTTCGTGGTCTCCCACGAGGTGCCGCTGGAGGAAGCCCCCGACGCCTACCAGAAGTTCGACAAGCGCATCGACGGATACACCAAGGTCATCCTCAAGCCCGGCTCGTAG